One window of the Aestuariirhabdus haliotis genome contains the following:
- the phnE gene encoding phosphonate ABC transporter, permease protein PhnE → MTAIDHHWQRFTLPQKLSRYAVYLCVLLALLVSLRTVEVIPEFFYDAPAQMADLFRRMWPIDFAYYPMTVQGAMIETLNIATIGTLLTLPLAMPLALMNASNVVASPWVHWIARFFLVSSRSVNSLVWALLFVAIFGPGVISGVLAIAFRSVGFVGKLLGEAIEEVNMGAIEALRATGASWMSVLLKGYWPQVMPAFFSIVLFRWDINVRESAVLGLVGAGGIGVVLNDAMNLFEWQRVSMALLAIFVVVIVAEILVVNIRKRLI, encoded by the coding sequence ATGACGGCCATTGATCACCATTGGCAGCGCTTTACGTTGCCGCAAAAACTGTCACGCTACGCGGTCTACCTGTGTGTCTTGCTGGCGTTACTGGTTTCTCTGCGAACCGTGGAAGTCATTCCTGAATTTTTCTATGATGCACCCGCACAAATGGCCGATCTGTTCCGTCGAATGTGGCCAATCGATTTTGCCTATTATCCGATGACCGTACAGGGGGCGATGATCGAGACCCTTAATATTGCCACCATTGGAACCCTGTTGACCCTGCCTCTGGCGATGCCCCTGGCACTGATGAATGCCAGCAATGTTGTAGCCTCTCCCTGGGTGCATTGGATCGCACGATTTTTCCTGGTCTCTTCCCGTTCCGTTAACTCCTTGGTGTGGGCATTGCTGTTCGTTGCCATCTTTGGTCCGGGGGTGATTTCGGGCGTTTTAGCCATCGCTTTTCGTTCGGTCGGCTTTGTCGGCAAGCTACTCGGTGAAGCGATTGAAGAGGTCAATATGGGGGCCATCGAGGCGTTGCGTGCGACCGGAGCATCCTGGATGTCGGTGCTGCTAAAAGGTTACTGGCCGCAGGTTATGCCGGCGTTTTTTAGCATCGTACTGTTCCGTTGGGATATCAATGTGCGCGAGTCTGCGGTGCTGGGCCTGGTCGGTGCCGGGGGCATTGGCGTGGTGTTGAACGACGCCATGAACCTGTTCGAATGGCAGCGGGTATCGATGGCGCTGCTGGCAATTTTTGTGGTTGTGATTGTGGCTGAAATACTGGTGGTCAATATTCGCAAGCGCTTGATCTGA
- the phnC gene encoding phosphonate ABC transporter ATP-binding protein, with product MSAAEASVEAQNFLDIRGLKKEYTSGNPVLKGIDITIDQPGIIAIIGPSGTGKSTLLRCINRLIDPTEGEIIFDQADLCTAKGLQLRKLRRHVGMVFQEYNLVERLSVIENVLTGRLGYMSAWSAWRRKFRQQDINTAFELLDAVGLTEHASARADSLSGGQRQRVGIARAVMQNPRILLADEPTSSLDPKTAVEIMELLERFAQEKNIPALVNIHDVTLARRFAKRMIGMSNGQVVYDGEPDGITDDDLKLIYGGESWLV from the coding sequence ATGTCTGCAGCTGAAGCCTCGGTAGAGGCCCAAAACTTTCTTGATATACGTGGGCTCAAAAAAGAGTACACAAGCGGTAACCCGGTACTCAAGGGTATCGATATTACGATTGATCAACCGGGAATCATCGCCATCATTGGGCCCTCCGGTACCGGGAAAAGTACCCTGTTACGTTGCATCAATCGGTTGATTGATCCCACAGAGGGAGAGATCATTTTTGATCAAGCGGATCTTTGCACGGCCAAAGGTCTGCAGCTGCGTAAACTGCGCCGCCATGTGGGTATGGTATTTCAGGAATACAATCTGGTGGAGCGCCTGAGTGTTATTGAAAACGTGCTCACCGGGCGTCTCGGTTATATGTCGGCCTGGAGTGCCTGGCGACGAAAATTCAGGCAGCAGGATATCAATACCGCTTTTGAGTTACTCGATGCCGTGGGGCTCACCGAACACGCCAGCGCGCGCGCCGACAGTTTGTCCGGAGGGCAGAGGCAGCGAGTCGGTATCGCTCGTGCGGTGATGCAGAATCCACGGATTTTGTTGGCCGATGAGCCGACCTCGTCGCTGGATCCCAAAACTGCCGTGGAGATCATGGAACTGCTGGAACGTTTTGCCCAGGAGAAGAATATTCCGGCGTTGGTGAATATTCATGATGTTACCCTGGCGCGCCGGTTTGCCAAACGCATGATCGGTATGTCCAATGGACAGGTGGTGTACGACGGTGAACCCGATGGCATTACCGACGATGACTTGAAGCTGATCTACGGGGGCGAGTCATGGCTGGTATAG
- the phnD gene encoding phosphate/phosphite/phosphonate ABC transporter substrate-binding protein has translation MPKKLLSRLLLSSALLLGAGAVQAADCSHRGVLDDKFCDENKDLVADSPTDPSQWRDPSTLVFTYTPVEDPAVYKDAFSDFQKYLSEVTGKKVIYYTVHSNAAEVEAIRSGRLHIAGFSTGPTGYAVNLGGYVPIAVKGFADSFQGYNLIVIVRKDSSIQAMDDIKGKTVAHTSASSNSGNLAPRALFPEQGITPDTDYTVKYSGKHDQSIMGVLSGDYDAAPVASDVFDRMVTAGRIKKDDFRIIYTSPRFPTSSFGYAHDLHPDLVKKIKHAFSSFRFPPAMQETFNGTDRFYPITYQKDWQVIRDIAHATGTAYTKTGLKKLAEKDAAKAAKKRAKQLAAEAAKKSE, from the coding sequence ATGCCAAAGAAACTCCTATCCCGATTATTACTGTCCAGCGCCTTGCTGCTGGGTGCTGGCGCTGTCCAGGCGGCTGACTGCAGTCATCGCGGTGTGCTGGATGATAAATTTTGCGATGAAAATAAGGACCTGGTAGCCGATAGCCCAACAGACCCTTCACAATGGCGTGATCCCAGTACCCTGGTCTTCACCTATACCCCGGTAGAAGATCCGGCGGTTTATAAAGATGCCTTTAGTGATTTCCAGAAATATCTCAGCGAAGTGACCGGCAAGAAGGTGATCTATTACACCGTGCATTCCAACGCGGCCGAAGTCGAAGCGATTCGTTCCGGTCGTTTGCACATTGCCGGTTTTTCTACCGGTCCAACCGGTTATGCGGTCAATCTGGGTGGCTACGTGCCGATTGCGGTGAAAGGCTTTGCCGATTCGTTCCAGGGTTATAACCTGATTGTAATCGTCAGGAAAGACAGTTCGATTCAGGCCATGGACGATATCAAAGGCAAGACCGTTGCCCACACCTCGGCCTCTTCCAATTCGGGTAATCTGGCCCCCCGAGCCCTGTTCCCGGAGCAGGGTATCACCCCCGATACCGATTACACCGTCAAATATTCCGGAAAACACGATCAGTCCATCATGGGCGTGTTGAGCGGCGACTATGATGCCGCACCGGTGGCCTCGGATGTGTTTGATCGGATGGTTACAGCGGGACGTATTAAAAAGGATGATTTCCGAATCATCTATACCAGCCCCCGATTCCCAACATCATCCTTTGGTTATGCACACGATCTGCATCCGGACCTGGTGAAAAAGATCAAGCACGCCTTCAGCTCGTTCCGTTTTCCTCCCGCCATGCAAGAGACGTTTAATGGTACCGATCGCTTCTACCCGATCACCTACCAGAAGGACTGGCAAGTTATCCGCGATATTGCTCATGCTACGGGGACCGCATACACCAAAACCGGTTTGAAAAAGCTGGCCGAAAAGGATGCCGCCAAAGCCGCCAAGAAGCGAGCCAAACAGTTGGCTGCCGAAGCGGCCAAAAAGAGCGAGTGA
- a CDS encoding sigma-54-dependent transcriptional regulator, translated as MHPDIEVVIIDDDQEVTEALVEMLELEEFKVVAFSSPERALGYLSDECPAVVLSDVKMPKMDGLALLSKLQQCDTEIPVLLMSGHGDIPMAIEAMKQGAYDFLEKPLQPDQLFGRLQRAIEQRQLVLENRYLKSSLHQQQGIERFIIGESMAIKQIRQQVLALAAANVDTIIYGDTGSGKDVVARALHQFSSRKDKRFVAINCGGMSESLIESELFGHEAGAFTGANKRHIGKIEVANGGTLFLDEIESMSLSVQVKLLRVLQERTIERVGSSTPIPVALTVIAASKDDLGKLGDEGGFRKDLYYRLNVASLTIPPLQARPEDVLPLFHFYARKASDNYSRPMPALSPVEASRLLQYPWPGNVRELKNAADRFVLGIRETVATVWPDEHDLESISYDQQMKRYELRILEKGLNATQGQLNEAAELLNLSRKTLYRKMKKHQLDKLHFKSLESERQS; from the coding sequence ATGCATCCTGATATAGAAGTGGTCATTATCGATGATGACCAGGAGGTTACCGAAGCCCTGGTGGAAATGCTGGAGTTGGAAGAGTTTAAGGTAGTCGCCTTTTCGTCTCCTGAGAGGGCCCTGGGCTATTTATCGGATGAGTGCCCGGCGGTGGTGCTCAGTGATGTAAAAATGCCGAAAATGGACGGCCTGGCATTATTATCGAAGTTGCAGCAATGCGATACAGAGATTCCGGTATTGTTGATGAGTGGACATGGCGATATTCCTATGGCGATCGAGGCGATGAAACAGGGTGCGTACGATTTTCTGGAAAAGCCGTTGCAGCCGGATCAGTTGTTTGGTCGCTTGCAGCGGGCCATCGAGCAACGACAGCTGGTGCTGGAGAACCGATATTTGAAAAGCAGTTTACATCAGCAACAGGGTATTGAGCGGTTTATTATCGGCGAGTCGATGGCCATTAAGCAGATTCGTCAGCAGGTATTGGCACTTGCGGCGGCAAACGTTGATACCATTATTTACGGCGATACCGGCAGTGGTAAAGATGTTGTCGCGCGTGCTTTGCACCAGTTTAGCTCACGTAAAGACAAACGCTTTGTCGCCATCAATTGCGGTGGTATGAGCGAGAGTCTTATTGAAAGTGAACTCTTTGGCCACGAGGCGGGGGCTTTTACTGGAGCCAACAAACGTCATATCGGAAAAATAGAAGTGGCCAACGGTGGTACTCTGTTTTTGGATGAAATTGAATCCATGTCCCTGTCGGTGCAGGTGAAATTACTGAGAGTCTTACAGGAACGCACCATCGAACGGGTCGGCAGCAGCACTCCTATTCCGGTTGCATTGACGGTGATCGCAGCCAGTAAAGATGACCTTGGCAAGCTGGGGGATGAGGGCGGTTTCCGCAAGGATCTGTACTACCGCTTGAATGTTGCCAGTCTGACGATTCCGCCGTTGCAAGCGCGACCAGAAGATGTGCTGCCGCTGTTTCACTTCTATGCTCGCAAGGCCAGTGACAATTATTCCCGCCCAATGCCCGCGCTCAGCCCGGTTGAAGCCAGCCGCCTATTGCAATACCCCTGGCCGGGCAATGTGCGTGAGCTAAAGAACGCCGCTGATCGTTTTGTGCTGGGCATTCGCGAAACGGTTGCAACGGTCTGGCCTGACGAGCATGACTTGGAATCGATCAGCTATGACCAGCAGATGAAGCGTTATGAGCTTCGTATTCTGGAGAAGGGATTGAATGCGACCCAGGGGCAGTTGAACGAAGCCGCTGAGTTGTTGAATCTGTCCCGCAAGACCCTGTATCGAAAAATGAAGAAACATCAGTTAGATAAGTTGCATTTCAAGTCACTGGAAAGCGAAAGACAAAGTTGA
- a CDS encoding ABC transporter substrate-binding protein, translating into MKNNNKVQRSVLLSAAIALAATSWQAQADQYSDAANKWLDKEFTESTLSKDEQLKEMQWFTEAAKPFRGMTINVASETIATHEYESKVLAKAFTEITGIVVNHDLIQEGDVVEKLQTQMQSDRNIYDAYINDSDLIGTHFRYGKVVPISDMIKGDAKDYTLPTLDLPDFIGLDFTTGPDGKIYQLPDQQFANLYWFRADWFARDDLKKQFKDRYGYELGVPKNWSAYEDIAEFFSVHVKEIDGERVYGHMDYGKKDPSLGWRFTDAWFSMAGAGDKGLPNGLPVDEWGIRVDGCRPVGSSVERGGATNGPAAVYATTKYVDWMRKYAPPEAQGMTFSEAGPVPAQGSIAQQIFWYTAFTASMNKEGLPVVNADGTPKWRMAPSPKGPYWEEGMKLGYQDAGAWTFLNSTPDKNRLAAWLYAQFTVSKTVSLKKTLVGLTPIRESDINSQAMTDAAPKLGGLVEFYRSPARVQWTPTGTNVPDYPKLAQLWWQFIAEAASGEKSPQEALDGLAAAQDKVLKRLERANVQGECGPKMNDKRDAEYWLSQPGSPKAKLSNEKPQGETVAYEVLLESWTKAQ; encoded by the coding sequence ATGAAAAACAATAATAAAGTACAGAGGTCTGTGCTGCTAAGCGCGGCTATTGCGCTGGCCGCGACCAGTTGGCAGGCGCAGGCAGATCAATACTCTGATGCGGCCAACAAATGGCTGGACAAGGAATTTACCGAATCGACCCTGAGCAAGGACGAGCAATTAAAGGAAATGCAGTGGTTTACCGAAGCGGCTAAGCCCTTTCGCGGTATGACCATCAATGTGGCCTCCGAAACCATTGCGACCCATGAATATGAGTCCAAGGTGCTGGCCAAAGCCTTTACCGAAATTACCGGTATTGTGGTTAATCATGATTTGATTCAAGAGGGTGATGTGGTTGAAAAGCTGCAAACCCAGATGCAATCGGATCGAAATATTTACGATGCTTACATTAATGATTCGGATCTGATTGGTACTCACTTCCGTTACGGAAAGGTGGTTCCGATTTCCGATATGATCAAGGGTGATGCCAAGGACTACACCTTACCTACCCTGGATCTTCCCGACTTTATCGGCCTGGATTTTACCACCGGACCCGATGGTAAAATTTATCAGCTACCCGATCAGCAGTTTGCCAACCTGTACTGGTTTCGTGCCGACTGGTTTGCGCGTGACGATCTGAAAAAGCAGTTTAAAGATCGCTACGGTTACGAGTTGGGCGTGCCCAAGAACTGGTCTGCTTACGAAGATATCGCCGAATTTTTCTCGGTCCACGTCAAAGAGATTGACGGCGAACGGGTTTACGGTCATATGGATTACGGCAAAAAAGACCCGTCGTTGGGTTGGCGTTTCACCGATGCCTGGTTCTCCATGGCCGGAGCCGGCGACAAGGGGTTGCCTAATGGCTTGCCTGTCGATGAGTGGGGCATTCGTGTGGATGGATGCCGCCCGGTTGGTTCCAGTGTCGAGCGTGGCGGTGCAACCAACGGCCCTGCGGCTGTTTATGCAACCACCAAATATGTTGACTGGATGCGTAAATACGCGCCACCCGAAGCACAGGGTATGACCTTCTCCGAAGCGGGACCAGTGCCTGCCCAGGGCAGCATCGCGCAGCAGATCTTCTGGTACACCGCCTTTACCGCCAGTATGAATAAAGAAGGGTTGCCCGTGGTGAACGCCGACGGTACGCCCAAGTGGCGTATGGCGCCTTCTCCGAAAGGGCCTTACTGGGAAGAGGGTATGAAGCTGGGTTACCAGGATGCGGGTGCCTGGACCTTCCTCAACTCGACGCCAGATAAAAACCGTTTAGCAGCCTGGTTGTACGCGCAGTTTACGGTATCCAAGACGGTTTCCCTGAAGAAAACCCTGGTTGGCCTGACTCCGATTCGTGAGTCGGATATCAACTCCCAGGCGATGACCGATGCCGCGCCCAAGTTGGGTGGATTGGTTGAGTTCTATCGCAGTCCGGCGCGGGTACAGTGGACGCCAACCGGCACCAATGTTCCTGACTATCCCAAGCTGGCGCAGTTGTGGTGGCAGTTTATTGCCGAAGCGGCCAGTGGTGAGAAGAGCCCACAGGAAGCGCTGGATGGTTTGGCCGCAGCCCAGGATAAGGTGCTCAAGCGTCTTGAGCGTGCCAATGTGCAGGGCGAATGTGGACCTAAGATGAATGACAAGCGCGATGCCGAATACTGGTTGAGCCAGCCTGGTTCCCCGAAAGCCAAGTTGAGCAACGAAAAGCCCCAGGGTGAAACGGTTGCTTACGAGGTCTTACTCGAAAGCTGGACCAAGGCGCAGTAA
- a CDS encoding glycerophosphodiester phosphodiesterase family protein, translating into MNRLVQILKVGSAMLLAAGIAPATVADDGKALTVQLGPRPFFLVDAMQPSPLKTRLQQCKEQRFEASDLSIGHRGAPLQFPEHTRESYIAAAVMGAGVLECDVTFTKDKELVCRHSQSDLHTTTNILSVPELAAKCSTPPDFTADKPFENVECRTSDITLDEFLSLQGKMDAGNSDAKTLEEYLDATANYRTDLYATSGTLMSHKQSIELFKQLGVKMTPELKAPAVEMPYQGNYRQQDYAQQLIDEYKQMGIDPSEVFPQSFNYDDLKYWLSSEPGFARQAVYLDGRYNDDGFDHSRPETWSPSMDELVAQGVKIIAPPMWMLVKVENGKIVPSAYARNARAAGLDIITWTLERSGPLNEGGGWYYQTTKAVIDNDGDTYEMLDVLVREVGVIGVFSDWPATVTYYAGCME; encoded by the coding sequence ATGAATAGACTCGTTCAGATTTTGAAGGTCGGTTCCGCGATGCTGTTGGCCGCGGGTATTGCGCCTGCAACCGTCGCCGATGATGGTAAAGCATTGACTGTGCAACTGGGACCGCGCCCTTTCTTTCTGGTTGATGCCATGCAGCCGAGCCCGTTAAAGACGCGATTACAGCAATGCAAAGAGCAACGCTTTGAAGCCAGTGATTTGTCCATTGGTCATCGTGGGGCGCCGCTACAGTTTCCCGAGCATACCCGTGAATCCTATATCGCGGCGGCGGTAATGGGTGCCGGTGTGCTGGAATGCGATGTCACCTTTACCAAGGATAAAGAGCTGGTTTGCCGACATTCCCAGAGTGACCTGCATACCACCACCAATATTCTCAGTGTGCCCGAGCTGGCCGCGAAGTGTTCAACACCACCGGACTTCACAGCCGACAAGCCTTTTGAAAATGTCGAATGCCGGACCAGTGATATTACGCTGGATGAATTTCTATCCTTGCAAGGCAAAATGGATGCAGGCAATTCAGACGCCAAAACACTGGAAGAATATCTGGATGCTACCGCCAATTATCGTACCGATCTGTATGCGACAAGCGGCACTTTGATGAGTCACAAACAGAGCATCGAACTGTTTAAGCAGCTTGGCGTCAAGATGACACCGGAGCTGAAAGCGCCTGCTGTAGAGATGCCCTATCAGGGGAATTACCGCCAGCAGGATTATGCCCAACAGCTGATCGATGAATATAAGCAAATGGGTATCGATCCCTCTGAGGTGTTTCCCCAGTCATTCAATTATGACGACTTGAAGTATTGGCTATCCTCGGAGCCAGGTTTTGCCCGGCAGGCGGTCTATCTGGATGGTCGTTACAACGATGATGGCTTCGACCACAGCCGGCCAGAAACCTGGTCACCGAGCATGGATGAACTGGTCGCGCAGGGCGTAAAAATAATTGCTCCACCGATGTGGATGCTGGTGAAGGTTGAGAACGGCAAGATTGTTCCCTCAGCCTATGCCCGTAATGCTCGCGCCGCCGGACTGGATATTATTACCTGGACACTGGAACGGTCGGGACCTTTGAACGAAGGCGGCGGCTGGTATTACCAAACCACCAAAGCGGTGATCGACAATGACGGTGATACCTATGAAATGCTCGATGTGTTGGTGAGGGAGGTTGGTGTTATTGGCGTCTTTTCAGACTGGCCAGCAACGGTGACCTATTACGCGGGTTGCATGGAATAA
- a CDS encoding histidine phosphatase family protein: MVRWKNSYYLMRHGQSEANVAGLIVSDPVRGCNAFGLTREGERQVIDSAARLEKKPSLILCSDFLRTRQTAQLVAAQLELPAPVLEPGLRERYFGCYEGESDDCYQTVWAQDAVQEDHPERKCSKDETHNRVELPQAVLHRGLGILKRLESTVAGEVVLLVSHGDMVQILQTAFAGLPAFQHRQLPHHQTAEIKALVIEDQSSINPELLDAWQRITGLE, encoded by the coding sequence ATGGTGCGATGGAAAAATAGCTATTACCTGATGCGTCATGGCCAGAGCGAGGCGAATGTCGCCGGGTTGATTGTTAGCGACCCGGTCAGGGGCTGTAATGCTTTTGGCCTGACCCGGGAAGGGGAGCGCCAGGTCATCGACTCGGCAGCACGACTGGAGAAAAAACCGAGCTTGATTCTGTGCTCCGACTTTTTACGCACTCGACAAACGGCGCAATTGGTCGCGGCGCAATTGGAACTGCCGGCCCCGGTGTTGGAGCCCGGTTTACGTGAGCGATACTTCGGTTGCTATGAGGGCGAATCGGACGACTGTTATCAAACCGTCTGGGCTCAGGACGCTGTTCAAGAGGATCATCCTGAGCGCAAGTGCAGCAAGGATGAGACACATAATAGGGTTGAGTTACCTCAGGCGGTGTTGCATCGAGGTCTGGGGATTCTGAAACGGTTGGAAAGCACGGTAGCCGGAGAAGTCGTTCTATTGGTTTCCCATGGCGATATGGTGCAGATTCTACAAACGGCTTTCGCTGGCCTGCCGGCGTTTCAGCATCGTCAGTTGCCTCACCACCAGACTGCTGAGATCAAGGCGCTAGTGATTGAGGATCAATCCAGCATTAACCCTGAACTGCTCGACGCCTGGCAACGAATCACTGGTTTAGAATAG
- the phnE gene encoding phosphonate ABC transporter, permease protein PhnE codes for MAGIAPGAVDRDNPFKRNGLTSAGWVLLAAYLLYSFNTMGVSWERFSNGLGFADRLLERMFPPNFSRSELLLGGLVESLEIAIISTVIGIGLSLFLGLFAARNLMPLWVSAPVRSLIALCRTFHPVIVAILFVKSVGFGALAGILTLIVASIGFIAKLFAEAIEEVSLKQVEAIRATGAGFVSVILFSVMPQVLSRFIGFSTYQLDSNLRNSTMVGIVGAGGLGGTLFSAFQRFDYDFVAAILITIIALIMFGEFLSNVVRRVFR; via the coding sequence ATGGCTGGTATAGCGCCGGGAGCCGTCGATCGAGACAATCCCTTCAAACGAAACGGGTTAACCAGTGCTGGCTGGGTTTTACTGGCGGCTTATCTGCTGTATTCCTTCAATACCATGGGGGTGAGTTGGGAACGTTTTAGCAACGGTCTTGGGTTTGCCGATCGGTTATTGGAACGCATGTTTCCGCCCAATTTTTCGCGTTCTGAACTCTTGCTGGGTGGTTTGGTCGAGAGCCTCGAAATTGCCATTATTTCAACCGTGATCGGCATTGGCTTGTCGCTTTTTCTGGGCTTGTTTGCGGCGCGGAATTTGATGCCTCTGTGGGTTAGCGCCCCTGTCCGTTCGTTGATTGCCCTATGCCGAACGTTCCACCCGGTGATCGTGGCCATTCTGTTTGTGAAGAGTGTTGGCTTTGGTGCCCTGGCGGGAATTCTGACGTTAATAGTGGCGTCCATTGGCTTTATCGCCAAGCTGTTTGCCGAAGCGATCGAGGAGGTGTCGTTAAAGCAGGTGGAAGCTATTCGCGCTACCGGAGCGGGTTTTGTCAGCGTCATTCTTTTCTCGGTGATGCCGCAGGTGTTATCCCGATTTATTGGTTTCTCGACGTACCAGCTCGATTCCAATCTGCGCAACTCAACCATGGTGGGTATCGTGGGCGCAGGTGGCTTGGGGGGCACCTTGTTTTCTGCCTTTCAGCGCTTCGATTACGATTTTGTCGCGGCCATTCTGATTACCATTATTGCCCTGATCATGTTTGGTGAATTTCTCTCTAACGTAGTTCGGAGGGTGTTCCGATGA
- a CDS encoding ATP-binding protein, translated as MKSSDRLGNRRLGIGGRLVLAFVLISSITVVASGVATNTYLGLSDRLLSFEQQDVPGLDAAARLNDRSRLIVATAPLLMTSDSALARDKLMQALNRAIDEMDRLMRNLPEYNRYFTELIVQINNSLLLLEQSVERQEQLRRALDLQSRNAFDLSRRLIVLLESLPEPQRSEPVWGIISRLYYYSGMVKTVRNNASFNDLDDSFIRLEQLGDEVRHELVQVPASVITPTMTIQIEELLRMGSRQGPLFRLKNEALDLGYQQSFFLHNSQQHIQQLAAQINQYTNEANGRISQSLNDAIGTINTGIRSILLLSLISLAIAAAISWFYVRRNVLQRILELQHNMRAIASAQLDTRIRIAGDDEISAMARDLKHFQQTAIAVELTNQQLAAEVEERIAAEAQLKSTQNELIQAGKLAALGQLSVGITHEINQPLTAIASHLHTAGRRLDKQQPEQARENMAKIKSLLEKIAGITRHLKAFARAASAERVPVDLNKVIEDSLELMANRINELDCQLVYGKKSPAIRVLGEPIRLEQVLVNLINNALDAMQQCSKKILKIEIEEGFDRVQVRVSDTGVGIPPETIEQIFDPFFTSKEVGQGLGLGLSISYNIVQDFGGKIRVYEVPEGGSCFVLELQRSPDRTHEGSEHLPKSETQSMTGKLPKEVLDAS; from the coding sequence ATGAAAAGCTCCGACAGGCTCGGTAACAGACGGCTCGGTATTGGCGGACGTTTAGTTCTGGCCTTCGTGCTAATTTCATCGATTACAGTAGTAGCCAGCGGGGTGGCCACCAATACCTACCTGGGGTTGAGTGACCGCTTGCTGTCGTTCGAACAACAGGATGTGCCGGGTCTGGATGCGGCGGCACGGTTGAACGACAGGAGCCGGCTGATTGTGGCTACGGCACCGCTGTTGATGACCAGTGACTCGGCACTGGCCCGCGATAAACTGATGCAAGCGCTGAATCGAGCGATCGATGAGATGGATCGCCTGATGCGTAACCTGCCCGAGTACAACCGTTATTTTACCGAATTGATCGTTCAGATTAATAACAGCTTGCTGTTGCTTGAACAAAGTGTGGAGCGTCAGGAACAGTTGCGACGGGCGCTGGATTTACAATCGAGAAATGCATTTGACCTTTCCAGGCGATTAATTGTGCTTCTGGAATCGTTGCCTGAACCACAACGCTCGGAGCCGGTATGGGGCATTATCAGTCGCCTGTATTACTATTCGGGCATGGTAAAAACCGTACGCAATAACGCCTCATTTAACGATCTGGATGATAGTTTTATTCGCCTTGAGCAGCTGGGTGACGAAGTCAGGCATGAACTGGTTCAGGTTCCTGCATCAGTGATAACGCCGACGATGACAATACAGATCGAGGAATTATTACGCATGGGTTCTCGACAAGGGCCGTTGTTTCGCCTTAAGAACGAAGCGCTCGATCTGGGCTATCAACAAAGCTTCTTTTTGCACAACAGCCAGCAGCATATTCAACAACTGGCTGCGCAGATCAATCAATACACCAATGAAGCCAATGGCCGTATAAGCCAGTCGTTGAATGATGCGATCGGTACGATCAATACGGGTATTCGCAGCATCCTGTTGTTATCGCTTATCAGTCTTGCCATTGCGGCCGCCATTTCATGGTTTTATGTTCGGCGTAATGTACTGCAGCGAATCCTCGAGCTGCAACACAACATGCGAGCCATTGCCTCGGCGCAGTTGGATACCAGGATTCGCATTGCCGGCGATGATGAAATATCAGCGATGGCAAGAGACCTTAAACACTTTCAGCAAACAGCTATCGCGGTTGAGCTTACCAACCAGCAATTAGCGGCAGAAGTTGAAGAACGTATTGCTGCCGAAGCCCAGTTAAAATCAACCCAGAATGAGTTAATTCAAGCCGGAAAGCTGGCGGCTTTGGGGCAGCTTAGCGTGGGCATTACCCACGAAATCAACCAACCCCTGACGGCCATCGCTAGCCATTTGCATACCGCGGGCCGTCGCCTCGATAAGCAACAACCGGAACAGGCCCGCGAAAATATGGCCAAAATTAAATCGCTGCTGGAAAAAATTGCTGGTATCACTCGTCACCTTAAAGCCTTTGCCCGGGCCGCGAGTGCTGAGCGAGTGCCGGTTGATTTGAACAAGGTCATCGAAGACAGCCTGGAGTTGATGGCAAACCGAATAAATGAACTGGATTGTCAGCTTGTGTATGGAAAAAAATCGCCAGCTATTCGTGTGTTGGGGGAGCCGATACGTCTCGAACAGGTGTTGGTCAACCTGATTAATAACGCCCTGGATGCGATGCAACAATGTTCCAAAAAAATACTGAAAATTGAGATCGAAGAAGGTTTTGATCGTGTTCAGGTTCGCGTGTCGGATACGGGGGTCGGTATTCCACCAGAAACTATTGAGCAGATCTTTGATCCGTTTTTTACCAGTAAAGAGGTGGGGCAGGGCCTGGGTCTGGGTTTGTCGATCAGTTATAACATAGTGCAGGATTTCGGCGGCAAGATAAGGGTGTATGAGGTGCCCGAGGGCGGTAGTTGCTTTGTGCTTGAGTTGCAGCGGTCCCCGGATCGAACCCATGAAGGATCCGAACATTTACCGAAATCCGAAACCCAATCCATGACCGGTAAATTGCCGAAGGAGGTGCTGGATGCATCCTGA